A genome region from Methanobacterium sp. includes the following:
- a CDS encoding TIGR00297 family protein, which translates to MIIWEYVILLVIIGLITYKRKALDLLGSIFMIIMGVIIIFAAGVNWLLLIFLFLILGVAFTRYKHDYKKEIGVYEGTRTIKNVVSNGIVAFVMAAFGNYAGFIGSIATATADTMASEVGVATTPRLITNLKKVPPGTDGGISVLGTFAGIIGAGLIGLAAYILGVYPDLVKTMEIAIIAGTFGCFVDSILGAVLEIKGYLSNEHVNLLATLAGALLGNIMVWVIW; encoded by the coding sequence ATGATTATCTGGGAATATGTGATCCTCCTGGTGATCATAGGGCTGATTACCTACAAGAGAAAGGCCCTGGATCTCCTGGGATCCATCTTCATGATCATAATGGGTGTGATCATCATCTTCGCCGCCGGTGTAAACTGGCTTTTATTAATATTTTTATTTCTTATTCTGGGAGTTGCGTTCACCCGGTATAAACACGATTATAAAAAGGAGATCGGAGTTTATGAAGGGACTCGAACCATTAAAAACGTCGTCTCCAACGGAATTGTGGCCTTTGTAATGGCTGCTTTCGGCAATTATGCCGGATTCATTGGTTCCATAGCCACTGCCACTGCTGACACAATGGCCAGCGAGGTAGGAGTGGCTACAACCCCCCGTCTTATAACTAACCTTAAAAAAGTTCCCCCTGGTACTGATGGTGGAATTTCAGTCCTTGGAACATTCGCAGGGATAATTGGGGCAGGTTTAATTGGATTAGCAGCTTATATCCTAGGTGTGTACCCTGATCTGGTTAAAACTATGGAAATCGCAATTATAGCAGGGACTTTTGGGTGTTTCGTAGACAGTATACTGGGAGCAGTGCTGGAAATAAAGGGTTACTTATCCAATGAACATGTTAATCTTTTAGCTACCCTAGCCGGAGCTTTATTGGGAAATATCATGGTATGGGTGATATGGTGA
- a CDS encoding 30S ribosomal protein S3ae — protein sequence MAKARRRRVRDTWKDKQWYTITTPKEFGDAEIGTTPAREPEMLLKRRVESTMRELTGDFSKQYVKLKFQISEVAGDTATTRFIGHQVTSDYVRSMIRRGTSRIDAIVKAESKDGQKMKIHVLAITIKRAKSSQQRYIRETVEKLVVDAAAQKNFVELVEDIIGGKLASYVYHETKKIYPLKRVEVIKTKVVDDKKS from the coding sequence ATGGCTAAAGCAAGACGCAGAAGAGTAAGAGATACATGGAAAGATAAACAATGGTACACTATTACTACTCCTAAAGAATTTGGAGACGCTGAGATAGGCACCACCCCTGCCCGGGAACCTGAGATGCTCCTCAAAAGAAGAGTTGAATCCACTATGAGAGAGCTTACTGGTGATTTCAGTAAACAGTATGTGAAATTAAAGTTCCAGATCAGTGAAGTTGCCGGAGACACCGCCACCACCCGTTTCATAGGCCACCAGGTTACCAGTGATTACGTAAGAAGTATGATCAGGAGAGGAACCAGCCGTATCGACGCTATAGTTAAAGCCGAGAGTAAAGACGGGCAGAAAATGAAGATCCACGTCCTGGCCATCACCATCAAAAGGGCCAAATCATCACAACAGCGTTACATCCGGGAAACTGTTGAAAAACTGGTAGTGGACGCCGCAGCTCAGAAAAACTTCGTGGAACTGGTGGAAGACATAATAGGTGGGAAACTAGCCTCCTATGTTTACCATGAAACCAAGAAGATCTACCCCCTTAAAAGGGTGGAAGTAATTAAAACCAAAGTAGTTGACGATAAAAAATCATAA